The following nucleotide sequence is from Desulfovibrio desulfuricans.
CGCCATTCTTGGAGTGGAAGGCCATGAACATGCTCATGGGGTCACGTTCGCGCGCACCAGGGGTGGCGTGGCATTCGGTACAGGCTACGTAACGGCTGTCGCTCCCCACTTCGTGGTGGCAGTGCATGCAGTTGATGCCTTTGTGCGCCGTATGGGGGAACATGACGCTCATACGCGGGGATGTTCCACCAGGAATTTCAATGGGCTTTTTAATGACCTGCGACATTTCCTTGATATCACGCGCCTGCGCTTCGCCAACCCACACGAGGCTTAACGCAAGCAGCAACAAGGTCACATATTTCATCAGCTATTCCTCCTACTGGGTTCGTAAAGCGCAGGAGCAGGCCCCGGCGCACCACAGGCGGCTGAAAACCGCCATCAACACCACTCTCCGCAGCGGTTGTTCTACCCTAATAATGCCTGCTTGTGCAATAATTAAAGACTGCTACATCAGGAGCATTTAAACGGTTCAACAAACCGACTCAGCAATCCGCTGACAGACAGACTGCCAGCAATAAATTTTGCAGTAAAGGCAGTTGCAAAAAACGCCTTTGGCGCTTGCCGCAAGCTGCCGCTAAAACATGTTCCAGAATGACGGCCTGACTGGTTTCAGCTTTTTACGTGCGGCCACCATATCCAGGTGCATCATGCCAAGCGCCAGCGCATCCAGATTGGGAACAAACTCGCGTTCGCGCAGA
It contains:
- a CDS encoding cytochrome c3 family protein, whose product is MKYVTLLLLALSLVWVGEAQARDIKEMSQVIKKPIEIPGGTSPRMSVMFPHTAHKGINCMHCHHEVGSDSRYVACTECHATPGARERDPMSMFMAFHSKNGDRSCYGCHSQKAQENPAKYGAKFKGCRPCHMAASAREAAKQK